The DNA region GATGCCCAGCTCGTTCCCGCAGCCGGAAGCTGTCTCGAATGCCCCAAGCGGACAGGCCACAACAGGCTTTTGTTTGCCGACGTGCAGCAGGACGCTTGCACCGACCCAACCTGCTATGCGGCCAAAGTTGAGGCGCAGGTGCAAGCCCTCATCGCCAGCAAGCCCAAGCTAGTCCAGATCAGCACCAGCTACGGCAACCTACCGGAAGGCAGCGCGGCCATTCCCCGCAACAAGTACGTCGAGATTGAAGCGCAGAAGCCGGACACGCCGGAGAAGGCAAAGCGGCCAGAGTATAAGACCTGCCGTTTTACCACCGAGGCCGTCGTCACCTATGGGAGCGAGAAGGGTGTAGTCCGCAAGGTCTGCGCCAATTCCGATTGCCCCATACACAACCCCAAGAAGCAGCCCAGCAAACCCAGTGCCGCGGCCAAAGCGGAGCAGGAGAAGCAACGCCGCGAGGAAGCACTCGCGAAAGCAACGGGATTACGGGTGCTACAGACCATCGTTGCTTCCGTCCCCGTTCGCTTGATGAAGCGTGACCTGCTCTTTATGGCAGAGAACCTTTTGCCCTTGCTGGACGAAGTTCGATTGGTGATGGTCGCTCGGAATCGCGGCATCCGTCCAAGCGAAGGGCAATCCGTTGGCAAGCTGCTCACGGCCTTCATTCGCAAAGCCGACGAGGGCGAACTGAACCGCTTGGCGATTGAGATTGTCATCCTGCTTGCCGCACGCTCGCAGTCGGACGGTGGCAAGGTGCTCAAGGCCGCAGCCCTGACGTACAACGTGAACACCGATTCCATCGCCCTCAAGGTGAAGCAGGAGTTTACGGCAAGGGAGAAGGCAAAGCAGCCTCAGAAGGTCGAGGCCAAACCAGCGGTCAAAGCGAAGAAGGCAGCATAGGTACGACCGCGCGGGGTTTGCTCCCAAGCCCCGCGCGTTTTCTCATGCTCCCTCAGAGC from Edaphobacter paludis includes:
- a CDS encoding ParB/RepB/Spo0J family partition protein, with protein sequence MNTQTTNEYRDLPLSLLTESKTNPRRTFEDDSLKELAESIRTQGVLSPLLVRPITEQGFEVVFGARRFRAAQIAEAATVPVRIKNLTDAEALEAQLIENLQRRDVHPLQEAQGFCALLNLEEPKYSIEQIAAKVGKSPAYVAQRIRLTELTAPVVEAFYAEEIGIGHALLLAKLQPDQQEKALSECFREEWAGAGNKPKRILLPVRHLQHWIEHQLMLLLKLAPFSKRDAQLVPAAGSCLECPKRTGHNRLLFADVQQDACTDPTCYAAKVEAQVQALIASKPKLVQISTSYGNLPEGSAAIPRNKYVEIEAQKPDTPEKAKRPEYKTCRFTTEAVVTYGSEKGVVRKVCANSDCPIHNPKKQPSKPSAAAKAEQEKQRREEALAKATGLRVLQTIVASVPVRLMKRDLLFMAENLLPLLDEVRLVMVARNRGIRPSEGQSVGKLLTAFIRKADEGELNRLAIEIVILLAARSQSDGGKVLKAAALTYNVNTDSIALKVKQEFTAREKAKQPQKVEAKPAVKAKKAA